CCGTCGTAGGGTGAGCGGATGAGTGATGCACGCCCCGCACCCGGCACCGAGATGGTCTTCCAGTGGCGAAAGTGGGACGGCTCGCCGCACTGGCGCCACGAATGCGTCTACCTCGGGGCCGACGAGTGGGGGGACTGGCTCGGGCAACCCGTGGGATGGCACAGCGAGCGCCCCGGGGCCGCGTTCCATGCGGGCGGCCCCAACGTGACGCTCATCCCCGCCAGCGGAGACCATGCGGTGACCGTGAACCGCCGTCACCGCCGCGGGATGCGCATCTACATCGACCTGGGGTGGGACATCCGCTGGTCCGACGACCCGCTGCTCGCGACCGGCATCGACATGGACCTCGACGTCGTGCGGGTGGCGGGTGCGCGGGGGACCTGGGTCGACGACCGCGACGAGTGGGCCGAGCACAGCGCCCGGTACGGCTATCCCGCCGACGTGATGACTCATCTCGAGGCGCTCGCCCTCGACCTCGAGGAGCGGGTGCGTGCGCAGACCGCCCCGTTCGACGATGCCACCGCCGATCCCTGGCTCGACCGCCTCGAAGCCCTGGGTCTCGCGCCTAGACTGAAGCCGTGACCCCGAACGAAGCCAACCGCGCCGATCTCGGCAAGGACCCCGCCCGCGTCAGCGGCATGTTCGACCAGGTCGCCGCAGGGTACGACCGCACCAACACGGCCATGACCTTCGGCAACGACATCCTGTGGCGGGCGGCGACGACCCGCGCGGTCGCGCCGAAGCCGGGGGAGCGGATCCTCGACCTCGGAGCGGGCACCGCGTCTTCGTCGGCCTCTCTGGCCCGCAGCGGCGCCGACGTGGTCGCGGCCGACTTCTCGCCGGGGATGCTCGCCGAGGGCCAGCGCCGCCACGGGGCGATGCGCAACCTCTCGTTCGTGCAGGCGGACGCCACGGCCCTGCCGTTCGCGGATGCCGAGTTCGACGCCGTCACCATGTCGTATGCACTGCGCAACGTGAACGACCCGAAGAAGGCCCTCCAGGAGCTGTACCGGGTGACCAAGCCGGGAGGAAGGCTCGTGATCAACGAGTTCTCCACCCCTCCGGGCAAGCTGTTCCGTGGCGCCTACCGGCTCTACAACGATCAGGTCCTGCCGCGCGTCGCACGCGTGGCCGGCACGAACGGCGACGCGTACGACTACCTCAACGAGTCGATCCGGGAGTGGCCCGACCAGAAGAAGCTGTCGGCCTGGATCCGTGAGGCGGGGTGGACGGACGTCGCGTACCGCAATCTCACGTTCGGCATCGTCGCCCTGCACAGAGCACGCAAGCCGGAGTGATTCCTCCGCGCGAAACCGCGGCACCCGACGAAGGTAGGCTGGGAACGTGACTTCGAGCCCCATCGCCCCGGGTTCGCGACTGGCGAGCCGTCTCGGCTTCAGCGATCGCGTCTTCATCGGCCCCGCCGCCCGCCGCGTCGCGCGCGCCATCGAAGACGGGTTGGAGCTGGTCGAGACCGGACTCGCCGAGGACGTCCGCGTCGCCGATCCGCTGGCCGACGCGGCCAGCCGCTACCTGTACGAGGCCGGCGGCAAGCGCATCCGACCGGTGCTCACGCTGCTCGCCGCGCAGCTGGGCGACGGCAACACCCGCGAGGTCATCGACGTCGCCAAGGCGCTCGAGATCACACATCTCGGCTCGCTGTACCACGACGACGTCATGGACGGGGCGGACCGCCGACGCGGCGTCCCGGCCGCGCACGCCGTGTGGGGGAACAACATCGCGATCCTCACGGGGGACATCCTGTTCTCCCGCGCGAGCCAGTTGATGTCCCGACTGGGCGAACGCGCGATCCGGCTTCAGGCCGATACGTTCGAGCGGCTCGTGCTCGGGCAGATGCACGAGACTCTCGGCCCGCAGGAGAACGACGACCCGATCGCGTTCTACATCCAGGTGCTCGCCGACAAGACCGGTTCGCTGATCGCCGCAGCCACGCAGGGCGGTGTGATCTTCTCCAACGCCCCGAGCGAGTACGAGGAGCCGCTGCGGATGTACGGCGAGAAGATCGGCGTCGCCTTCCAGCTGCTCGACGACGTGATCGACCTCTCGGCCAAGCCGGAGGAGACGGGGAAGGTGCCCGGAACCGACCTGCGCGCCGGCGTCCCGACCATGCCGTATCTGCTGCTCAAGGCCGAAGCCGACGAGGCGTCCGCCGACCTCGCTGCGCGCATCGATGACGGGGTCGCCCGGATCGCGGATGGTGCGGACCCGGCGATCCTCGACGAGCCCCTGGACGAGCTGCGCGACCACCCGGTGACGCAGAAGACCCTCGAGCTCGCGCACGCCTGGACGCAGGACGCCATCGACGCCCTCGGTCCGTTGCCGCGCGGCACGGTGCGCGAGGCCTTGACCCGATTCGCAGAGACCCTCGCCGAACGATCCAGCTGATCTGCGCGGGCGGCCCGTCGGGCCGCGCGCCCGCTGCGACGGCATACGAAAGGACCTCCATGACCAAGCTCAGACTGGCCATCGTCGGTGCGGGCCCCGCCGGCATCTACGCCGCGGACATCCTTCTGAAGGCCGAGCGCAAGTTCGATGTGTCGATCGACCTCTTCGAGCAGCTTCCGGCGCCGTACGGTCTCGTGCGCTACGGCGTGGCTCCCGATCACCCTCGGATCAAGGGCATCATCACGGCTCTGCGCGACGTGCTCGACCGCGGCGACATCCGCCTCTTCGGCAACGTGCGCTTCGGCGAGGACATCACGCTCGACGACCTCAAGAAGCACTACAACGCCGTGATCTTCGCGACCGGCGCGATCCGCGACACCTCGCTGGACATCCCCGGTATCGATGCGGTCGCCTCCTACGGAGCGGCGGACTACGTCAGCTGGTTCGACGGTCACCCCGATGTTCCGCGCGAGTGGCCGCTGGACGCCGCGTCCGTCGGCGTCCTCGGCAACGGAAACGTCGCGCTCGACGTCGCCCGCATGCTCGCGAAGCACGCGGAGGACCTGCTCGTTACCGAAGTTCCGCAGAACGTGTACGAGGGGCTCCAGGCCAGCGAGGTCACGGATGTGCACGTCTTCGGTCGGCGCGGCCCTGCTCAGGTCAAGTTCACGCCGCTCGAGCTCCGCGAACTCGGAGAGCTGCGCGACGTCGACATGGTCGTGTACGACGAGGACTTCGACTACGACGAGGCCTCGAAGGACGCGGTCGCCAGCAACAAGCAGGTCATGGTCATCGACCGCATCCTGCAGTCCTGGCGAAAGCGTGACTCGGTCAACAACGCCGGAGGCACGGCCTCACGGCGCCTCCACCTGCACTTCTGGGCGCGCCCCGTCGAAGTGCGCAAGGACGAGAACGGTCGCGTGGCGGCGCTGGTGTACGAGCGCACGCGGCCCGACGGACAGGGCGGCGCCGTGGGCACGGGCGAGATGCGCGAGGTCCCGCTCCAGGCGCTGTACCGTGCCATCGGCTACTTCGGTTCGCCGCTGCCGGGTGTGCCCTTCGACAAGAAGCACGGTGTGATCCCGAACCGCGAGGGCCAGGTGCTCGCGAAGGATTCGAACGAGCGCGTGTCCGGCATCTATGCGACCGGGTGGATCAAGCGCGGCCCGGTGGGTCTGATCGGCCACACGAAGTCCGACGCCATGGAGACCGTGCGGCACATCATCAACGATCAGGGCTCCTGGTGGCACCCGGAGGACCCGTCGGAGGAGGCGATCGTCGCTCTCCTGCAGGAGCGCGGCGTGCAGTGGACCGACCTGGACGGCTGGCACCGCCTCGACGAGCACGAGATCGCCCTCGGTGCGCCGCAGGAGCGCGCTCGCGTCAAGGTCGTCCCGCGCGACGAGATGGTCCGCGTCTCCCGGGGCGAGTAGCGCCGGACCCGCTCCCGGCGTCGCGCCTGGGCTAGCCTGGCGATGACGGGGGAGGACCGCATGGCCGACTGGACACCCGACGTGCTCGGCGACGAGTTCGAGCAGCTCACGCTCGACCTCGGCGCGGACGACCAAGGGCCGGTCGTCGCGACGCTGGTGCGCGCCCTTCCCGCGGAGCCGGGGTGGTGGGACCGGGTGCGCCGCCGTGCGCCGCAGCTCGACGGCGTCGACGTGCTCTACGTGCACGGGTGGTCGGACTACTTCTTCCAGAAGCGACTCGCACGCTTCTGGACCTCGCGGGGTGCGCGCTTCTTCGCCCTCGATCTCCGCAAGTACGGGCGCAGCCTCCGCGAGGGGCAGACGCCCGGCTACGTCGCCGACCTGGCCACCTACGACGAAGACATCGCCGCGGCTCTGACGGAGATGGGACGCGGGAAAGGCGGGGGTGAATCCGACCGGCGCCTCGTCCTGCTCGGGCACTCCACCGGCGGTCTCACGCTCAGCCTGTGGGCGTCGCGGCATCCGGGCGTGGCCGATGCGGTGATCCTGAACAGCCCGTGGTTGGAGTTCCAGTTCGCGCCGGCCAGGGCGGCGATCGCGCCGATGGTCGAGTTGCAGGCACGGATCCGTCCGCTGGAGGCCGCACCGCAGGTCGATCTCGGGTTCTACACCCGCGCACAGCAGGAGGTCGCCGATCCCGATGACCCGATGGAGGTGAACCCCCTCTGGCGCCCGGTGCAGACCATGGCGGTCTACGCCGGATGGCTGCATGCGATCCTCTCGGGTCACAAGACCGTCGCCGGGGGACTCTCGATCACCGCTCCGGTGTGCGTGCTGCTGTCCGCGAGGTTCGTGCCTCCGACCCGTTGGTCCGAGGAGCTGACGTCGGCGGACTCCGTGCTGGTGGTCGACGACATCGCCCGTGCGGCTCTCCGCCTGGGCTCGACGGTCACCGTGGAGCGCATCGACGGAGCTCTGCACGATGTCTTCCTCTCACGTCACGAGGCGCGAGAAGACGCCTACCGGCGGCTGGACCGATGGGTCACCGGCTGGCGAGCGGCCGACTGAGTTTCCTCAGAGGTACGGAGTTTCCTCAGAGGTAGTGCATCGACCGGACGAGCTGTTCGGCGCGTCCCCCGTCACCGTCGAGGACGGCGTCGCGGAAGTCGAGGTAGATCTGCCGCATGCGGTCGCGGTCCGTCGGCGTGATCTTCCAGTTCCGGAGGTTGCGGAGGAGAGCCATGCTCGCGTCCTCCATCAGCGCCCGGTGCTGGGTGTTGCCGCAATGCTCACCCAGGTAGGAGAAGACCGCCCAGCGGGCGTCGGACGTCTTCGCGCCGTCGTCGAGTGTGGCGTACATCGCCGCCACGAGGCGGACGACGTGTGCGCGCTGCGTCGCGGTGAGCCGGGGGACCGCCAGACGCGCGGCGATGCCGGCCTGGCAGCCGGCGAACACGAGGGACTGCGCCTCGGTCTCCGCCGTCACGGAGGTGACCTCGGTGTACCGGCTCGGATACATCATCACCATCCCGAGCCGTTCGAGACGTTGCAGAGCCTCTCTCACCGGTGTCCGCGAGACGTGCAGTTCCTCGGCGACGTCGACGTCGCGGATGCGTTCGCCCTCCGTCAGTGTGCCCGTGACGATCTGCGTGCCGATGTGCCGGAAGACCTCCTCCGCCAGAAGCTGCTTGCTCTCACCGATGCCCGTCGATGTCGATCCGATGTTCCGCATGGATGCGCTCCCCGTACGCTTGTGTCCCGAGCAGCCGACGTTCAGGCTCGGAGGGCCACTGCACCAGGAGGTCGCGTGGATCCCGAAGATCTCCACCCTCGCGCCAACACGAGCAGTACATCTGCATCCATTCGGAGACATACGCAGAGAGGGGGCCGGATGCCGTGGCATCCAGCCCCCTCTTGCGTACCAGCCGCCGGGGTCAGCGGTAGTTGATGAACTGCAGATCGAGGTCGAGATCGGCACCCTTGAGGAGCGCGATGACCTCCTGGAGGTCGTCGCGGCTCTTCGACTGGACGCGCAGCTCGTCGCCCTGGATCTGGCTCTTGACGCCCTTGGGTCCCTCGTCGCGGATGATCTTGCCGATCTTCTTCGCGTTCTCCGAGGAGATGCCGTCCTTGAGCGTCGATACGATGCGGAACTCCTTGCCGCTGGCGAAGGGGTCGCCCGACTCGAGGCTCTTCAGGGAGATGCCGCGCTTGATGAGCTTGGACTGGAACACGTCGAGCACGGCCTTCGCCCGCTCCTCGGTGTTCGCGGTGATCAGGATCTGCTCGCCGCTCCAGGCGATCGACGCCCCGGTGCCCTTGAAGTCGTAGCGCTGCTCGACCTCCTTGCGGGCCTGGTTCACGGCGTTCTCAGCCTCCTGGTGATCCACTTTCGAGACGATGTCAAAGCTAGAGTCGTTTGCCATTCTGCAATTCTAGGCAACGGGTGTGTCGGGACCCGCTGATTCGAACACAGGTACCGTGTTGACCCGACGGTGGCCGGCGAGCGTCACCGCCACGATGCCGAGCCCGAGAGTGCTTGCCAAGAAGCCGAGGAGCCCGAGCGCGGGGAGAACGGCGGCCATCTCGATGAGCGCGCGCGGGGAGCTGGCGCCGATGGCCTGCGGAACCACCCACACGATCGTCTGAACGCCAAGCGCCCACAGCGGAGCCCCGTTCCAGGGCGCTGGGACCGTACGCGCGCGGGCCACCTGCATCGCGGCGATCACCCCGGAGATGAACGGGATCAGCACCGACAGATACGCCCAGGTCTGCCATGCTCCCGTCGCCGTCGGCTCCTCGGGGAGGACGAGCGGGCCGAGGACTGTGGCCGTCACCGGCCAGACGGCGACGACCGCGGAGGCGGTCAGTCCCAAGGGTCTTCGTGCGACGACGCTCGCCTCGCGACTCAGGCCGATGGACAGGAGGAGGATCGCGCCGGCCCAGAGCAGGTCGCTGAGAAGCGCGAGGATGACGTCCGCTCCGGGAGCACCCAATACGGAGCTCCGAGCGATGCCGACGATGCCGCACGAGATCAGTCCGATACCGCCGAGCAGCCACGAGCGTCGGATTTTCCGCATCTCTCGACGGTATCGCGTCGTGCCGCTACCTCCCAGTTTCCTGCCGTCGTGGAAGCGTTTTCACTACGAAATTGCGAGTTCGCCCCGGTCACAGGTTGATATCACCCGCTCTCTTCGTTGCAAATCGCCCTTGCTTCGATGCATACTGTAAGCGCTTGCAGTCTGTGCAGGCCACCCAGCACTGAGAGAGGCACACACCAATGAAGGTGAACAAGAGGGGCATCGCCGCCGCGGGCGCGATCGCCATCGTTTCGACTCTGACGCTCGCCGGCTGCTCCACGGGGACCAGCGGCGATGACACCTCCGGCTCCGAGGACAGCGGCACGCTCGTCGTCTGGGTCGACGCCGAGCGCGTCGACGCCCTGCAGGGGGCGGCGGACGCGTACGAGGACAAGACCGGGGTCACGGTGGAGCTGTTGGGCAAGTCCGTCGACGACATGAAGGACGACTTCATCCAGCAGGTGCCGACCGGCAAGGGACCCGATGTGGTCATGGGCGCGCACGACTGGCTCGGGGAGCTGTCGACGAACGGCGTCGTCGCTCCGATCGAGCTCGGTGACAGCGCGGGGGACTACCTCTCGGTCGCGCTGCAGGCCGCGACGTATGACGGCACCGTCTACATGCTTCCCTACGCCGTCGAGAACATCGCCGTGCTGCGCAACGCCGACCTGGTCCCGACCGCCCCGCCCAGCTTCGACGACATGATCGCCCAGGGCACGTTCGTCGTGGAGCAGGGCGCCGAGGGCAACCCGTACCACCTGTACCCCTTCCAGACGGCTTTCGGCGCTCCGGTCTTCGGCACGGATGACACCGGCAGCTACGACGCCACCGACCTCCAGCTCGGCAGCGAGGGCGGTTTCGCCTTCGCCGACTGGCTCGGCGTGCAGGGCGCGGCCGGCGTGCTGAACACCGACATCGACGGTGAGATCGCCAAGCAGCAGTTCCTCGACGGCACCGCGGCCTTCTGGCTGACCGGTCCCTGGAACGTGGGGGCGGCCACCGACGCCGGCATCAACGTCGCGATCGACCCGATCCCGAGCCCGACCGGTGAGACCGCATCGCCGTTCGCCGGCGTCAAGGGCTTCTTCGTGAGCTCCGAGTCCAAGAACAAGGTCGCGGCGAACGACTTCCTGGTCAACTACCTCGGCACGGAAGACGT
Above is a window of Microbacterium aurugineum DNA encoding:
- a CDS encoding DUF402 domain-containing protein; amino-acid sequence: MSDARPAPGTEMVFQWRKWDGSPHWRHECVYLGADEWGDWLGQPVGWHSERPGAAFHAGGPNVTLIPASGDHAVTVNRRHRRGMRIYIDLGWDIRWSDDPLLATGIDMDLDVVRVAGARGTWVDDRDEWAEHSARYGYPADVMTHLEALALDLEERVRAQTAPFDDATADPWLDRLEALGLAPRLKP
- a CDS encoding class I SAM-dependent methyltransferase, which produces MTPNEANRADLGKDPARVSGMFDQVAAGYDRTNTAMTFGNDILWRAATTRAVAPKPGERILDLGAGTASSSASLARSGADVVAADFSPGMLAEGQRRHGAMRNLSFVQADATALPFADAEFDAVTMSYALRNVNDPKKALQELYRVTKPGGRLVINEFSTPPGKLFRGAYRLYNDQVLPRVARVAGTNGDAYDYLNESIREWPDQKKLSAWIREAGWTDVAYRNLTFGIVALHRARKPE
- a CDS encoding FAD-dependent oxidoreductase — protein: MTKLRLAIVGAGPAGIYAADILLKAERKFDVSIDLFEQLPAPYGLVRYGVAPDHPRIKGIITALRDVLDRGDIRLFGNVRFGEDITLDDLKKHYNAVIFATGAIRDTSLDIPGIDAVASYGAADYVSWFDGHPDVPREWPLDAASVGVLGNGNVALDVARMLAKHAEDLLVTEVPQNVYEGLQASEVTDVHVFGRRGPAQVKFTPLELRELGELRDVDMVVYDEDFDYDEASKDAVASNKQVMVIDRILQSWRKRDSVNNAGGTASRRLHLHFWARPVEVRKDENGRVAALVYERTRPDGQGGAVGTGEMREVPLQALYRAIGYFGSPLPGVPFDKKHGVIPNREGQVLAKDSNERVSGIYATGWIKRGPVGLIGHTKSDAMETVRHIINDQGSWWHPEDPSEEAIVALLQERGVQWTDLDGWHRLDEHEIALGAPQERARVKVVPRDEMVRVSRGE
- a CDS encoding YajQ family cyclic di-GMP-binding protein; the encoded protein is MANDSSFDIVSKVDHQEAENAVNQARKEVEQRYDFKGTGASIAWSGEQILITANTEERAKAVLDVFQSKLIKRGISLKSLESGDPFASGKEFRIVSTLKDGISSENAKKIGKIIRDEGPKGVKSQIQGDELRVQSKSRDDLQEVIALLKGADLDLDLQFINYR
- a CDS encoding GntR family transcriptional regulator; this encodes MRNIGSTSTGIGESKQLLAEEVFRHIGTQIVTGTLTEGERIRDVDVAEELHVSRTPVREALQRLERLGMVMMYPSRYTEVTSVTAETEAQSLVFAGCQAGIAARLAVPRLTATQRAHVVRLVAAMYATLDDGAKTSDARWAVFSYLGEHCGNTQHRALMEDASMALLRNLRNWKITPTDRDRMRQIYLDFRDAVLDGDGGRAEQLVRSMHYL
- a CDS encoding alpha/beta hydrolase, giving the protein MADWTPDVLGDEFEQLTLDLGADDQGPVVATLVRALPAEPGWWDRVRRRAPQLDGVDVLYVHGWSDYFFQKRLARFWTSRGARFFALDLRKYGRSLREGQTPGYVADLATYDEDIAAALTEMGRGKGGGESDRRLVLLGHSTGGLTLSLWASRHPGVADAVILNSPWLEFQFAPARAAIAPMVELQARIRPLEAAPQVDLGFYTRAQQEVADPDDPMEVNPLWRPVQTMAVYAGWLHAILSGHKTVAGGLSITAPVCVLLSARFVPPTRWSEELTSADSVLVVDDIARAALRLGSTVTVERIDGALHDVFLSRHEAREDAYRRLDRWVTGWRAAD
- a CDS encoding sugar ABC transporter substrate-binding protein, yielding MKVNKRGIAAAGAIAIVSTLTLAGCSTGTSGDDTSGSEDSGTLVVWVDAERVDALQGAADAYEDKTGVTVELLGKSVDDMKDDFIQQVPTGKGPDVVMGAHDWLGELSTNGVVAPIELGDSAGDYLSVALQAATYDGTVYMLPYAVENIAVLRNADLVPTAPPSFDDMIAQGTFVVEQGAEGNPYHLYPFQTAFGAPVFGTDDTGSYDATDLQLGSEGGFAFADWLGVQGAAGVLNTDIDGEIAKQQFLDGTAAFWLTGPWNVGAATDAGINVAIDPIPSPTGETASPFAGVKGFFVSSESKNKVAANDFLVNYLGTEDVQLELFKAGNVLPALTAAADTAASDPIIAGFQAVGADAVPMPAIPAMGSVWQFWGVAEAAIINGADPTTTWQKLVDDVTAAIK
- a CDS encoding polyprenyl synthetase family protein is translated as MTSSPIAPGSRLASRLGFSDRVFIGPAARRVARAIEDGLELVETGLAEDVRVADPLADAASRYLYEAGGKRIRPVLTLLAAQLGDGNTREVIDVAKALEITHLGSLYHDDVMDGADRRRGVPAAHAVWGNNIAILTGDILFSRASQLMSRLGERAIRLQADTFERLVLGQMHETLGPQENDDPIAFYIQVLADKTGSLIAAATQGGVIFSNAPSEYEEPLRMYGEKIGVAFQLLDDVIDLSAKPEETGKVPGTDLRAGVPTMPYLLLKAEADEASADLAARIDDGVARIADGADPAILDEPLDELRDHPVTQKTLELAHAWTQDAIDALGPLPRGTVREALTRFAETLAERSS